GCCGCTCACCGCTGGCGGCCTTACCGGTGCCGGGATCGTTTGCGGCCAGGCAACGGCGAGCGGCGGCTTCGAAGCGCTCCTGCACCTGGTCGAGTGTGGCGGCGGGGATCGATTTCCAGTCGCTGCGGCTGGCCCAGCCGATCAGGATCAGCCCCTCCTGCCGCGCCGCATCCCAGAGCAGCTGGCGGCCGCGGTAGCCACGCTGCTGGTCCAGCCAGGGTCCCCAGCTGGAGGCTTCCGCCTGGAGCCAGCAGGCCCGCGCCGAGGCGGGCACGCTCAGGCGCAGCAGTTCCACCACCTCGGCCTGATCGGCCAGCGGCGTCGGAGCTGCGCCGCTGGCGGCCGCTGATTGGGGTTGAAGAAGCGCCAAGAGAGCGATCACAAGCCAACCAAGAACCATAGACAGCCACTGCCCCCGGCGGGATGGCGATGACGGTCGGGGCCGGGCGCTCGCCATGGGGATCAGGGTTTGTGCAAGAGCGCCACGGCGTGGCAGGCGATGCCCTCTTCGCGGCCCGTGGGACCGAGCCCTTCGTTGGTGG
The DNA window shown above is from Cyanobium sp. ATX 6F1 and carries:
- a CDS encoding TIGR03792 family protein yields the protein MALLQPQSAAASGAAPTPLADQAEVVELLRLSVPASARACWLQAEASSWGPWLDQQRGYRGRQLLWDAARQEGLILIGWASRSDWKSIPAATLDQVQERFEAAARRCLAANDPGTGKAASGERPVNPFPIVETAELVPERPPEPATSELP